A stretch of the Balneola vulgaris DSM 17893 genome encodes the following:
- a CDS encoding response regulator, giving the protein MNHLIRIVIIEDNPYVREGWQTFIDMENDMCVLACFESVEDALKSKELKQTDIIIMDIDLPGMSGIEGVKHIMKLDIDPTIIMATIHDDDDNIFQALKAGAMGYMVKKTSPEKLVEALRDAHTGGAPMTPNIARKVIGTFHAITNPDEEQLTERELQILNELATGRSYAEIGKKIFLSTDGVRHHIRKIYRKLEVHSRSEAISKGMNRNLINLDSDKE; this is encoded by the coding sequence ATGAATCATTTGATACGAATAGTAATAATAGAAGACAATCCATACGTACGTGAAGGTTGGCAAACCTTCATTGATATGGAAAATGATATGTGTGTACTTGCTTGCTTCGAAAGCGTTGAGGATGCTTTAAAAAGCAAAGAACTGAAACAAACAGATATCATTATCATGGATATCGATTTGCCCGGTATGTCGGGTATTGAAGGGGTAAAGCATATCATGAAATTAGATATCGATCCAACAATCATAATGGCTACCATACATGATGATGACGATAATATCTTTCAAGCATTGAAAGCAGGTGCGATGGGGTATATGGTTAAAAAGACATCCCCAGAAAAATTAGTAGAAGCACTGAGAGACGCACATACTGGTGGGGCACCCATGACTCCCAACATAGCAAGGAAGGTAATTGGTACCTTTCATGCCATTACAAATCCGGATGAAGAACAACTAACCGAACGTGAACTTCAGATATTGAATGAGCTGGCTACTGGTCGTTCTTATGCCGAAATAGGTAAAAAAATATTCTTATCAACCGATGGAGTACGGCATCATATCAGAAAGATCTACCGGAAACTAGAAGTACACTCAAGGTCGGAAGCTATAAGCAAAGGGATGAATCGAAATCTGATAAACCTTGATTCAGACAAAGAATAA
- a CDS encoding S1C family serine protease, with product MNSRNRFLTGLLLILIGVSIGTILALYTMNEELAPLAEVRYTEISKSEEPLFEDEDLAAIDTRFVFKTIAEKVTPSVVYIETLVPVGGSNSEANSFWDRVMPRRARTVGSGVMITKDGYILTNNHVVEDAVEQGIKVVLNDKREYPAKIVGLDPSTDLAVIKINGENFEAITVGNSETVDVGEWVLAIGNPFRLRSTVTAGIVSALSRDVQIIDDNFRIESFIQTDAAINKGNSGGALVNTSGQLIGINTAIASQSGSYQGYGFAVPINLAMKVATDLMEFGEVRRALLGVSITAVDYERAIQIGLEQVRGVEIVAITENGAAYEGGLREGDVILKVNNFEVNESNQLQEKIAIVSPGDEVDLTIWRDGNVSTKTILLKVLEQPGIDDLIGEQIIPENNDDAQNFRLDVDFHEFDNGFRVVAIPNPDEPDTQKLIVSKVYKYSEAWNRGLKKDVEIVSIDEVQVEDLDSLKELITNNLNDNGKVTLEVINEDNAIGFIELKKDE from the coding sequence ATGAACTCTAGAAATCGCTTCTTAACAGGCTTATTACTCATTCTTATTGGTGTATCCATTGGTACAATTTTAGCCTTGTATACCATGAATGAAGAACTCGCACCTCTAGCTGAAGTTCGGTATACAGAAATTAGTAAAAGTGAAGAGCCTCTCTTTGAAGACGAAGACCTAGCCGCCATTGATACTCGTTTTGTTTTTAAAACCATTGCTGAAAAAGTAACCCCATCGGTTGTATACATTGAAACTTTGGTACCTGTTGGTGGCTCGAATAGTGAAGCCAATAGCTTTTGGGATAGGGTTATGCCAAGAAGGGCTCGAACGGTGGGCTCTGGGGTAATGATTACCAAAGACGGCTATATCTTAACGAATAATCATGTAGTTGAAGACGCGGTTGAGCAAGGCATTAAAGTAGTACTAAACGATAAAAGAGAATACCCTGCTAAAATTGTGGGTCTAGATCCAAGTACAGATTTAGCCGTGATTAAAATTAATGGCGAAAATTTCGAAGCTATCACTGTTGGTAATTCAGAAACCGTTGATGTAGGCGAATGGGTGCTTGCCATAGGAAACCCATTTAGATTACGATCTACCGTAACAGCCGGTATTGTGAGTGCGCTTAGTCGAGATGTTCAGATCATTGATGATAATTTTAGAATTGAGAGCTTCATCCAAACAGATGCAGCCATTAACAAAGGAAACAGTGGGGGAGCCCTCGTAAATACCAGTGGACAGTTAATCGGTATCAATACGGCCATAGCCTCTCAAAGTGGGAGTTACCAAGGGTATGGGTTTGCTGTTCCTATTAATTTAGCGATGAAAGTGGCTACCGATCTCATGGAATTCGGCGAAGTGCGACGTGCATTGCTTGGCGTAAGTATTACGGCCGTTGATTACGAACGAGCTATTCAAATTGGCTTAGAACAAGTTCGAGGGGTGGAAATCGTTGCTATCACAGAAAATGGTGCCGCCTATGAAGGGGGCTTACGTGAAGGGGATGTAATTCTAAAAGTGAACAACTTTGAAGTAAATGAATCCAACCAGCTTCAAGAAAAAATAGCGATTGTAAGTCCTGGCGATGAAGTAGACCTAACCATTTGGAGAGATGGCAACGTAAGTACAAAAACGATTTTACTTAAAGTGCTGGAACAGCCCGGAATTGATGACTTAATTGGTGAACAAATTATCCCTGAAAATAACGATGACGCACAGAATTTTAGGCTAGATGTAGACTTTCATGAATTTGATAATGGCTTTCGGGTAGTAGCAATTCCAAATCCAGATGAACCCGATACCCAAAAGCTTATAGTTTCAAAGGTTTATAAATATTCTGAAGCTTGGAATAGAGGGCTTAAAAAAGATGTAGAAATTGTATCGATTGATGAAGTTCAAGTTGAAGATCTCGATAGTTTGAAAGAACTTATTACCAATAATTTAAATGACAATGGAAAGGTAACCCTAGAAGTGATAAACGAAGATAATGCAATAGGGTTTATCGAACTGAAAAAGGACGAATGA
- a CDS encoding tetratricopeptide repeat-containing sensor histidine kinase, producing the protein MKGIILGALLVGMSMLCYGQPNGPVRSDNSYRVYSPQDYQSDLKNIQDAQHPDSVLKLYVALARNSIHLYPDSTDNIIDRVMKIDGLSDTKKNAYANLIKADHWSRPNPDSSLKYIIRATSYFEELGMNEMVVNMYLRKGQQLFRRNDYLAAEEAYLKAKEITETTDIDESIYKLVLDRLANLYIRVGVVEIALDRYQEILEIESDFTRVCQIRLNISNALKMNKDFELAKEYLSECIQKDLPAMMKAALLRSMGDLEKVQGNFKESVRYLEEAVSLPNLVPVDRFQTNLMLAEAYDGAGDMQKRDSLIDEMKSMDLSRIQLPSKIHFYRVQINSALDNKQYNEVIELANKAEALLNRMPATPIYGEIMESKAEAYAALGNYQQAYRIEKTAFNNLNAVETRGRISQEELYKVRFQMRDKNDQISEANLEIDKLNTRLLWLLGITILLILIAWLIVNKNRVQTKLRVEATRNHIARDLHDDLSATLSSISFFAEAIRRNNAQSSNLNEDDQSVKYLQRIDQSATDAKDKINDIIWAINPENDDWTNFVSKSKRYAADLFESKNLEYEINIEEEFDSDMNLTFRQDLWLVYKELVTNLVRHAKSTKAQIDLYQEGNSLVLKVSDNGIGMSEEEMKKGNGLKNLRYRTDRLNGELIIDTKIGQGTDIKVVIPNK; encoded by the coding sequence ATGAAGGGGATCATCTTAGGGGCACTATTAGTTGGAATGAGTATGTTATGTTACGGGCAACCCAATGGCCCAGTACGAAGTGATAACAGTTATAGGGTATACTCTCCACAAGATTATCAATCAGACTTAAAAAACATTCAGGATGCCCAACATCCTGATTCAGTACTTAAACTCTATGTAGCGCTCGCTCGAAATTCTATACACCTATACCCAGATTCAACAGATAATATCATTGATCGAGTAATGAAAATCGATGGGTTATCAGATACTAAAAAGAATGCCTATGCAAATCTCATAAAGGCTGACCATTGGTCACGTCCTAATCCTGATTCATCTTTGAAATACATTATAAGGGCTACCAGCTATTTTGAAGAGTTAGGCATGAATGAAATGGTTGTAAATATGTACCTACGAAAAGGACAACAACTATTTCGGCGAAACGACTACCTAGCCGCAGAAGAAGCGTACTTAAAGGCCAAAGAAATCACAGAAACAACAGACATAGATGAATCTATATACAAGTTAGTGTTAGATCGCTTGGCGAATTTATATATACGCGTGGGGGTAGTTGAAATAGCTTTAGATAGGTACCAAGAAATATTAGAGATAGAATCGGACTTTACTCGAGTGTGTCAAATTAGGCTTAATATCAGTAATGCACTCAAGATGAATAAAGACTTTGAGCTTGCTAAGGAATACCTCTCTGAGTGTATTCAAAAAGATCTACCAGCTATGATGAAAGCAGCTTTACTGCGTTCAATGGGCGATCTTGAAAAGGTTCAAGGTAACTTTAAAGAAAGTGTCAGATATCTAGAAGAAGCAGTATCGCTTCCTAATTTAGTACCCGTTGATCGATTTCAAACCAATCTAATGCTCGCTGAAGCTTATGACGGAGCAGGTGATATGCAGAAAAGAGATAGCTTGATTGATGAAATGAAGTCTATGGACCTATCCAGAATCCAACTACCATCAAAAATCCATTTTTATAGAGTTCAAATTAATAGTGCTCTCGATAACAAACAGTATAATGAAGTAATCGAACTAGCGAACAAAGCAGAAGCTTTGCTCAATAGAATGCCTGCAACTCCTATTTATGGTGAAATTATGGAATCTAAGGCAGAGGCTTATGCAGCATTAGGTAACTACCAACAAGCCTATAGAATTGAAAAAACTGCCTTCAATAATTTAAATGCAGTAGAAACTAGAGGGCGAATCTCTCAAGAAGAATTATATAAAGTACGCTTTCAAATGCGTGACAAAAACGATCAAATCTCTGAAGCCAATTTAGAAATTGATAAGCTTAACACGCGTTTATTGTGGCTATTAGGCATCACTATTTTATTAATTTTGATTGCTTGGCTAATAGTTAACAAAAATAGGGTGCAGACTAAACTTAGAGTGGAGGCTACACGAAACCATATAGCTCGAGATTTACACGACGACCTAAGTGCCACCTTAAGTAGTATTAGCTTTTTTGCAGAGGCAATTCGTAGGAATAATGCTCAATCATCTAATCTTAATGAAGACGATCAAAGCGTAAAATACCTCCAACGTATCGACCAGAGTGCTACCGATGCCAAAGATAAAATAAACGATATTATATGGGCTATTAACCCTGAAAATGATGATTGGACTAATTTCGTAAGTAAAAGTAAACGGTATGCAGCTGATCTATTTGAAAGCAAAAACTTAGAATATGAAATCAATATAGAAGAAGAATTCGATTCAGATATGAATTTGACTTTTCGTCAAGATTTATGGTTAGTATATAAAGAGTTAGTTACCAATCTTGTGAGGCATGCTAAATCTACAAAGGCTCAAATAGATTTGTACCAAGAGGGGAATTCACTTGTGCTGAAAGTATCAGATAATGGCATTGGTATGAGTGAGGAAGAAATGAAAAAAGGGAATGGTTTAAAAAATTTACGATATCGAACAGACCGTTTAAATGGTGAACTTATTATCGATACAAAAATCGGTCAAGGAACAGATATAAAGGTGGTAATACCCAATAAATAA
- a CDS encoding sensor histidine kinase has translation MKSFRILLLTVLGLLCTQSVWSQGYSFTNYYAPKQARTGSNIWDIYQGSNGLMYFASTTGVVIHDGINWIPIHIEEKGRGLDILEISADTLLVTGQNGTGYLVSDSTNNPIYTSLNTSTNAGEQSLVFTKIHRLKKQVYLTGSGGLYALQNDQLIKIDEINSYVITSFKVGDELILSTPDGLWAYDGSDAIQISGSDQLANTPILASAVINSTQAFLFSYNGDSFFLDDHTVKNIDTDLDSDTQVWDAISISDNLLAIATRNKGVIFLDHDLTTHSVFNESNGLATNRVNTLYLDEESVLWIGLGDGIQKLLLNGDAFKYGSEHGIKEPISAFTINGIHQYAKTRNGVLYRDSSEQQSFSALKSVNHVQSDGTTAWYIGSEGIGIMNGRQKQEAIFDDEAVIQIFEEVNESESIHFLTPGRIIEYTGTRFLEHPINSDIQNAEWVDGAYFQNKYYLLDRKDGVFVYSDSTLKKVPIAVNSNERVFVNTLEIVDKQVMIGVDVEEGSSGLYQLNEKGVFELASNFKEVDEELISKQVFYIKECSAYEFWVVNNKKVKRVIKVGGVYEVVSDPYTQIGEQESIFDIACDESGVWFGGIEGLYHLPNVNWFNEVRSKTLITNFYASGDSLLYGGFGTPSNQPFILDYSENELRFNFTSTSFVNNTENTFSYKLEGFDANWSIWNKEQQKDYTNIPEGNYTFRVKSKNVYNIEGDIAALQIKVLPPWYRTWWAYTAYALLIGLILYLIYRIRVQQILKVQNIRNRIADDLHDDLSGTLIGISNFARAINRFEDEEKKKRFVQLIEKSAGEAKEKISDIVWAINPEHDDWESFVAKCRRYASDLLGANEIEFDLDMDSIIHGKLPMNTRQNLWLVYKEIITNIVRHAKASYVQIAFNIELDTLKIFIRDNGIGFDENEIERGNGLLNIKQRVLRCKGKIKLESELNKGTKWEIEVRLYP, from the coding sequence GTGAAATCGTTTCGAATTCTACTTCTTACAGTTCTTGGGTTACTATGTACACAAAGTGTATGGAGCCAGGGGTATTCTTTTACCAATTATTATGCCCCTAAGCAGGCTCGAACTGGAAGTAATATCTGGGACATCTACCAGGGATCGAATGGGTTGATGTATTTTGCTAGTACAACAGGTGTTGTGATTCATGATGGGATCAACTGGATCCCCATTCATATCGAAGAAAAGGGCAGGGGTTTAGATATTCTTGAGATATCAGCAGATACGCTGTTGGTAACGGGGCAAAATGGAACGGGTTACCTCGTTTCTGATTCTACTAACAATCCTATTTATACTTCCCTTAATACATCAACTAATGCGGGGGAGCAGTCGCTAGTATTTACTAAGATTCATCGTTTGAAGAAGCAGGTGTATCTAACGGGTTCTGGTGGATTATATGCACTACAAAACGATCAGCTAATCAAGATTGATGAGATTAATTCATATGTAATTACTTCCTTTAAAGTAGGTGATGAATTGATTTTAAGTACTCCAGATGGCCTTTGGGCATATGATGGTAGTGATGCCATTCAAATTAGTGGAAGTGATCAATTAGCCAATACACCCATTCTGGCAAGTGCTGTAATAAATTCCACTCAAGCATTTCTGTTTAGCTATAATGGCGACTCGTTTTTTCTAGATGATCATACCGTCAAAAATATAGACACAGATTTAGATAGTGATACTCAGGTTTGGGATGCCATTAGCATTTCTGACAATCTGTTAGCTATTGCTACTCGGAATAAAGGGGTGATTTTCTTAGATCATGATTTAACGACCCATTCGGTTTTTAATGAGTCGAATGGATTGGCTACCAATCGTGTGAACACCCTGTATTTAGATGAAGAATCAGTACTCTGGATCGGCTTAGGGGATGGAATTCAAAAGTTATTACTAAATGGCGATGCCTTCAAATATGGGAGTGAACATGGTATTAAAGAACCCATTTCAGCCTTTACTATTAATGGGATTCATCAATATGCTAAAACAAGAAATGGTGTTTTGTATAGGGATTCTTCAGAACAACAATCCTTTAGCGCACTAAAAAGCGTTAATCATGTCCAAAGTGATGGTACTACCGCTTGGTATATAGGAAGTGAAGGCATCGGTATTATGAATGGGAGGCAGAAACAGGAAGCTATTTTTGATGACGAAGCCGTAATTCAAATTTTTGAAGAGGTGAATGAAAGTGAAAGTATACACTTCTTAACCCCCGGTCGGATTATAGAATACACCGGCACTCGTTTTCTAGAACATCCGATAAACTCAGACATTCAAAATGCAGAATGGGTTGATGGGGCTTATTTTCAGAATAAATACTATCTATTAGATCGCAAAGATGGAGTATTTGTGTATAGCGACTCAACCTTGAAGAAGGTGCCCATTGCTGTGAATAGCAACGAACGAGTGTTTGTAAACACTTTAGAAATTGTAGACAAGCAGGTCATGATCGGGGTAGATGTAGAAGAGGGGAGCTCCGGCTTATATCAATTAAATGAAAAGGGGGTTTTTGAACTTGCCAGTAACTTCAAAGAAGTGGATGAAGAACTTATATCAAAGCAGGTTTTTTATATAAAAGAATGTTCAGCGTATGAATTCTGGGTAGTTAATAACAAGAAAGTAAAACGCGTAATCAAAGTGGGCGGTGTTTATGAAGTGGTAAGCGATCCCTACACTCAAATTGGAGAACAGGAATCCATCTTTGATATCGCATGTGATGAATCAGGCGTTTGGTTTGGAGGCATTGAAGGGTTGTATCACTTACCGAATGTAAACTGGTTCAATGAGGTCCGCTCTAAAACATTAATTACCAATTTTTATGCCTCAGGCGATTCTTTGCTATATGGCGGATTTGGAACTCCGAGCAATCAACCATTCATATTAGATTATTCTGAAAACGAGCTACGGTTCAACTTCACATCTACCAGTTTTGTAAACAACACTGAAAATACCTTCAGTTATAAATTAGAAGGATTCGATGCCAATTGGAGTATATGGAATAAGGAACAGCAAAAGGATTATACCAATATTCCTGAGGGCAACTATACCTTTAGGGTGAAATCGAAAAATGTATACAACATTGAAGGGGATATAGCTGCATTACAGATTAAAGTGCTTCCACCTTGGTATCGAACTTGGTGGGCCTATACAGCATATGCTCTGTTGATAGGGTTGATACTCTATTTGATCTATCGTATCCGAGTTCAGCAGATACTGAAGGTGCAAAACATCCGAAACCGCATTGCGGATGATTTACATGATGACTTAAGTGGAACCCTTATTGGTATCAGTAATTTTGCCCGGGCTATTAATCGTTTTGAAGACGAAGAGAAGAAGAAAAGATTTGTTCAACTTATTGAAAAAAGTGCAGGAGAAGCCAAAGAAAAAATTTCAGATATAGTGTGGGCAATCAATCCTGAACACGATGACTGGGAAAGTTTTGTGGCGAAGTGTAGAAGGTATGCCTCCGACCTACTAGGGGCTAACGAAATAGAATTCGACTTAGATATGGATTCCATAATTCATGGTAAGTTGCCTATGAACACACGTCAGAATTTGTGGCTCGTTTATAAAGAAATCATTACAAATATTGTACGTCATGCAAAAGCGAGCTATGTGCAAATTGCATTCAATATTGAATTAGATACACTGAAAATCTTTATTAGAGATAACGGAATTGGTTTTGATGAGAACGAGATTGAACGCGGTAATGGGCTTTTAAATATCAAACAAAGAGTACTTCGTTGTAAAGGTAAAATAAAGTTAGAGAGTGAATTGAATAAAGGTACTAAGTGGGAAATCGAAGTTCGACTATACCCTTAA
- a CDS encoding response regulator, whose translation MIKIGIIEDNVYMREGWQTILDFEADLCVTNTYDSCEAAFEDEKLAANQVLLLDIELPGMNGTEGVKVIKEKYPDILVLMVTMHDENEKIFTALRNGAVGYLLKKVSPSELIEAVKMAVEGGSPMSPNIARKVIHSFQRQHQIEASLTETEIQILTHLAEGLSYKAISKEVFLSVDGVRYHIRNIYRKLEAKNRADAVAKGIKERLINPT comes from the coding sequence ATGATTAAAATTGGCATCATAGAAGACAACGTGTATATGCGTGAAGGTTGGCAGACTATCTTAGATTTCGAAGCCGATCTTTGTGTAACAAACACCTATGACAGTTGTGAAGCAGCTTTTGAGGATGAAAAATTAGCAGCCAATCAAGTTCTTCTATTAGATATTGAGTTACCGGGTATGAATGGCACAGAAGGGGTGAAAGTCATCAAAGAAAAGTACCCCGATATTCTTGTGCTCATGGTTACTATGCATGATGAAAATGAAAAGATTTTCACTGCACTACGAAATGGGGCTGTAGGTTACCTACTTAAGAAAGTATCGCCTTCAGAGCTTATTGAAGCCGTTAAAATGGCTGTTGAAGGCGGGTCACCGATGAGCCCAAACATAGCCCGAAAAGTAATCCATTCTTTCCAGAGGCAACATCAAATTGAAGCCTCTTTAACAGAAACTGAAATTCAGATTTTAACCCATTTAGCCGAAGGCTTGTCTTATAAAGCTATTTCAAAAGAAGTGTTTCTTTCAGTAGATGGTGTGCGCTACCATATTCGAAATATTTATCGAAAATTAGAAGCCAAAAACAGAGCTGATGCCGTGGCCAAAGGCATAAAAGAACGCCTAATTAATCCCACCTAA
- a CDS encoding sensor histidine kinase — translation MRLLFIVLFTFPGLISYAQPINIQFNNYSLEDGLSQSTVYTFLKDDLGYIWIGTRDGLNRFDAHSFKKYYPDSSPTSLSHRSVRTLVQDQDGIIWVGTDGGSIDRFNPEKEEFTNLCSIIGKRVCNPEWSILSMQYFQGKLYFSTRESGVFSYDINQQKLEHIYVTQSPVWDVLVTPTQVIIASEQGVIIQQAGNSERFLNRIRVTSLALHNDQLLVGSSSQGIFILEKNGSQFKAFDRQLSNTSIRDITIDKQNRIWIATERSGIFLYNDKRVLFSTLRAKIEDPKSISENSIRTVYSDNEGVVWVGSNTSGFGSYHPLRYQFQHYTTFNQEGLKGKVILSFEELDEESMLIGTEDAGLYRWNKKGRMFYQIPGFNNSPIVVIKKSASGTLWIGTDGDGLYRIPDIDKLQAKQRIRGLSDDSILSLYETSKGELIVGTYIGVNTIIGDKVTQSLPNRFNTKDRSNTQRVLALHGSRNGDLLMGTYLHGLQVFTEDGEVIELNNDEDEDHHILSNRVLSVTKCMHGNYWVGTYNGLYKLDTSYKVIDSFFTQNGLPSNVIYGMLIHNEKDIWLSTNFGLSAFSHSEKKFLNYGLSDGIQSTEFNGGAYFKSKAGTMYFGGVNGFNAFDPSQVYDAPTSGNTVINGIQIEGVEYLKEVNGGELRLKPQQNFVTINFTYLNYFDPERQQFQYRLRGVSDNWIDIGNTRSVNFSGLNPNYYQFQIRASYTGEDWSVPSEVVAFSIVAPFWKRWYVLTMIAILSVLVVYGLMRYRLFYLLKEEKTRSRIARDLHDDLSATLSSISFFTEAAKRTKGRADSGKFLKLINKSAIEAKEKINDIIWAISPENDDWNSLLTKFKRYASDILEVSDIEYSIELNQVPEGRPTLEVKSQLWNVYKEIIANTIRHSSATKIDISISLKGNYLLVYISDNGVGFDPMKVHEGHGLNNIKQRLEQIDAEYKLQTQLNEGVSYQLKIPIK, via the coding sequence GTGCGTTTACTCTTCATAGTATTATTTACTTTTCCGGGGCTTATAAGCTATGCACAGCCTATAAATATACAGTTCAATAACTACTCCTTAGAAGATGGACTGTCGCAATCCACTGTATATACATTTCTAAAAGATGATTTAGGGTACATTTGGATCGGCACCAGAGATGGCTTAAATCGATTTGACGCTCATAGCTTTAAAAAGTACTACCCTGATTCAAGCCCAACGTCACTAAGCCATAGAAGTGTTCGCACCTTGGTACAAGATCAAGATGGGATTATTTGGGTGGGAACCGATGGTGGTAGTATAGATCGTTTCAATCCCGAAAAAGAAGAATTTACCAACCTGTGTTCCATTATTGGAAAGCGTGTATGTAATCCCGAGTGGTCCATTCTTTCTATGCAGTACTTCCAGGGGAAGCTCTATTTTAGTACTCGAGAATCAGGGGTATTTAGCTACGATATCAACCAGCAAAAACTGGAACATATTTATGTCACTCAATCTCCAGTTTGGGATGTATTAGTTACCCCAACTCAAGTAATTATAGCTTCAGAACAAGGGGTGATAATTCAGCAAGCGGGTAATTCAGAGCGCTTTTTAAACCGTATTCGAGTTACAAGTTTAGCATTACATAACGACCAATTATTGGTGGGTAGCAGCAGTCAAGGGATCTTCATTCTGGAAAAAAATGGCAGTCAGTTTAAAGCCTTTGATAGGCAATTATCCAATACCAGTATTCGCGATATAACCATCGACAAACAGAATCGAATTTGGATAGCTACAGAACGATCAGGAATATTTTTATACAATGACAAAAGGGTATTGTTTTCAACACTTCGTGCCAAAATTGAAGACCCCAAAAGTATATCAGAGAACTCAATTCGAACTGTATATAGCGATAACGAGGGCGTAGTATGGGTTGGCAGTAATACCTCTGGTTTTGGCAGTTATCACCCTTTGAGGTATCAGTTTCAGCATTATACCACCTTTAATCAAGAAGGGCTGAAAGGGAAAGTCATATTATCTTTTGAAGAACTTGATGAGGAATCGATGCTCATCGGAACCGAAGATGCCGGCCTTTATAGATGGAATAAGAAAGGACGGATGTTCTATCAAATTCCTGGTTTTAATAACTCACCTATAGTTGTTATTAAAAAGAGCGCATCAGGCACCCTTTGGATAGGAACGGATGGAGATGGGTTATATAGAATTCCAGACATTGATAAGCTTCAAGCCAAACAACGAATTCGAGGCTTAAGTGATGATAGCATTCTCTCTTTATATGAAACTTCAAAAGGGGAGCTGATAGTGGGTACTTATATCGGAGTGAATACCATTATTGGTGATAAAGTAACTCAATCATTGCCCAATCGATTCAATACTAAGGATCGTTCAAATACTCAAAGGGTATTGGCGCTGCATGGCTCTCGTAATGGAGATTTATTAATGGGAACCTATTTGCATGGCTTACAGGTGTTTACCGAAGATGGGGAAGTCATAGAACTCAACAATGACGAAGATGAAGATCATCATATTCTGTCAAATCGAGTATTGAGTGTAACCAAGTGTATGCATGGGAATTATTGGGTGGGAACATATAACGGGCTATACAAACTAGATACTTCTTATAAAGTTATTGATTCCTTCTTTACCCAAAATGGCTTGCCAAGTAACGTGATTTATGGAATGCTTATTCATAATGAAAAGGATATTTGGCTCAGTACAAATTTTGGCTTAAGTGCATTTAGTCATAGCGAGAAAAAGTTCCTTAACTATGGATTATCCGATGGCATACAAAGCACAGAGTTTAATGGGGGAGCATACTTCAAATCTAAGGCTGGCACCATGTATTTTGGGGGTGTTAATGGTTTCAATGCTTTCGATCCTTCACAAGTGTATGATGCCCCTACCAGCGGTAACACAGTAATTAATGGTATTCAGATCGAAGGAGTGGAGTATTTAAAAGAAGTGAATGGTGGTGAACTTCGCCTTAAGCCTCAGCAGAATTTTGTTACTATAAATTTCACATACTTGAACTATTTCGACCCTGAACGACAACAATTTCAATATCGATTGAGGGGAGTGTCCGATAATTGGATAGATATCGGGAATACGCGATCGGTGAACTTTTCAGGATTAAACCCAAATTACTACCAATTTCAGATACGCGCTTCTTACACTGGCGAGGATTGGAGTGTTCCGTCTGAAGTAGTTGCCTTCAGCATTGTAGCTCCATTTTGGAAACGATGGTATGTGCTCACAATGATAGCCATACTCAGTGTTCTAGTGGTTTATGGGTTGATGAGATACCGTCTTTTTTATCTTCTAAAAGAAGAAAAGACACGTTCTCGAATAGCAAGAGACCTTCATGATGATCTAAGTGCAACTTTAAGTAGTATAAGTTTCTTTACAGAAGCAGCTAAACGAACAAAAGGTCGAGCTGATTCGGGAAAGTTTTTAAAGCTCATCAATAAAAGTGCCATTGAAGCCAAAGAAAAGATCAATGATATAATATGGGCTATATCACCAGAGAACGACGATTGGAACTCATTACTCACCAAGTTTAAGCGATACGCTTCCGACATCTTAGAGGTATCAGATATTGAATATAGTATCGAACTAAATCAGGTGCCTGAAGGTCGCCCCACCTTGGAGGTGAAGTCTCAACTATGGAACGTTTATAAAGAGATTATTGCAAACACTATTCGTCATTCTTCGGCCACTAAAATCGATATTAGCATCAGCTTAAAAGGCAACTATCTATTGGTTTATATATCCGACAACGGCGTGGGATTCGATCCCATGAAGGTGCATGAAGGCCATGGGCTAAATAATATTAAACAAAGGCTGGAGCAAATTGACGCTGAGTATAAACTCCAAACTCAGTTAAACGAAGGCGTGAGTTATCAATTAAAAATCCCTATCAAATAA